In one window of Micromonospora cathayae DNA:
- a CDS encoding ComEA family DNA-binding protein, producing the protein MSDDQETEVRQRLWRLLPVRDAVPRLRSTPVGLWDDGADPARSRGGGAGLAGTRGDGAGPVGFRGDGAGPVGFRGDGAGPVGFRGDGAGPVGFRGDGAGPVGFRGDGADDPDGSEPSSVVAGPTPAAGVNRSRLPGPGPFDPGRRGVKALAVVAVLVVLGAGFWAWRSRPRVEPVPTPSLSAVGPLADVATGQPATSGTAELVVAVAGKVRRPGLVRLPAGARVADAIEAAGGAQPGVDVALLNPARRVVDGELIAVGVTPGPAAAAPGGPGAGGPGAGGPGAPGAVPGGKVNLNTATVAQLDTLPGVGPVLAERIIAHRDQQGGFRSVGDLRQVEGIGDARYEQLKDLVTV; encoded by the coding sequence GTGTCCGACGACCAGGAGACCGAGGTACGCCAACGGCTGTGGCGGCTGCTTCCCGTACGCGATGCGGTGCCACGGCTCCGCTCGACGCCTGTCGGGCTTTGGGACGACGGCGCTGATCCCGCCCGATCCCGGGGCGGCGGTGCCGGCCTCGCCGGGACCCGGGGTGACGGGGCCGGCCCGGTCGGGTTCCGGGGTGACGGGGCCGGCCCGGTCGGGTTCCGGGGTGACGGGGCCGGCCCGGTCGGGTTCCGGGGTGACGGGGCCGGCCCGGTCGGGTTCCGGGGTGACGGGGCCGGCCCCGTCGGGTTCCGGGGTGACGGGGCCGACGACCCTGACGGGTCCGAGCCGTCGTCGGTCGTCGCCGGTCCGACTCCGGCAGCCGGGGTCAACCGGTCCCGGCTGCCCGGCCCCGGGCCGTTCGATCCCGGGCGGCGGGGCGTCAAGGCGCTCGCCGTGGTGGCGGTGCTGGTGGTGCTCGGAGCCGGCTTCTGGGCCTGGCGGTCCCGGCCCCGGGTCGAACCGGTGCCCACACCGTCTCTGTCGGCGGTGGGGCCGCTGGCCGACGTGGCCACCGGCCAGCCGGCGACCAGCGGTACGGCCGAGCTGGTGGTGGCGGTCGCCGGTAAGGTGCGCCGTCCCGGGTTGGTCCGGCTGCCGGCCGGTGCCCGGGTGGCCGACGCGATCGAGGCGGCCGGCGGCGCGCAGCCCGGCGTGGACGTCGCGTTGCTCAACCCGGCCCGCAGGGTCGTCGACGGTGAGCTGATCGCGGTCGGCGTCACCCCCGGTCCGGCTGCGGCGGCCCCCGGCGGTCCCGGTGCGGGTGGTCCTGGTGCCGGCGGTCCCGGTGCGCCCGGCGCGGTACCGGGCGGAAAGGTCAACCTGAACACCGCCACCGTGGCGCAACTCGACACCCTGCCCGGCGTGGGCCCGGTGCTCGCCGAACGGATCATCGCCCACCGTGACCAGCAGGGCGGCTTCCGGTCGGTGGGCGACCTGCGCCAGGTCGAGGGCATCGGGGACGCCCGCTACGAGCAGCTCAAGGACCTGGTGACGGTGTGA
- a CDS encoding RidA family protein: MAQRTVVPGLFPPPDYAHLAVVEAGTRLVFAAGAVPLDADGNLVGPDDPVVQAGQVIANLAEALAAAGCGLSDVIASTVYVVASDPEPLGQVWQVVRESELAAGPHTSTLLGVSCLGYPGQLVEITATAAAS, encoded by the coding sequence ATGGCGCAGCGCACGGTAGTACCCGGTCTCTTCCCGCCGCCGGACTACGCGCACCTCGCGGTGGTCGAGGCCGGGACGCGACTGGTCTTCGCCGCCGGGGCGGTGCCGCTCGACGCGGACGGCAACCTGGTCGGGCCGGACGACCCGGTCGTCCAGGCCGGCCAGGTGATCGCCAACCTGGCGGAGGCCCTGGCGGCCGCCGGCTGCGGACTGTCGGACGTGATCGCCAGCACGGTGTACGTGGTGGCCTCCGACCCGGAGCCGTTGGGGCAGGTCTGGCAGGTGGTCCGGGAGTCCGAGCTGGCCGCAGGGCCGCACACCTCCACCCTGCTCGGCGTGTCCTGCCTCGGCTATCCGGGCCAACTGGTCGAGATCACCGCCACGGCCGCCGCCTCCTGA
- a CDS encoding DegV family protein: protein MPVAVVTDSTAYLPPELVRAHRLTVVPLTVVLNGAEGLEGVETRPDDAARALGARRVSVSTSRPAPEQFGQTYRRLLAEGADAVLSVHLSAELSGTVEGARAAAAELGDDRVAVVDSRSAGMGIGFPALAAAAAAERGAHLPEVRDAALAAVHRTTIFFYVDTLEFLRRGGRINAAEALLGTALSVKPIMHMVDGAIAVRDKVRTASRGVARLTDLAVAAAGDGEVDLAVHHLAAPHRAEQLLDALRGRLGDRVRDTYLTEAGAVVAAHAGPGLASVVVHRRPT, encoded by the coding sequence ATGCCCGTCGCGGTCGTCACCGACTCCACCGCCTACCTGCCGCCCGAGCTGGTGCGTGCCCACCGGCTGACCGTGGTGCCGCTGACCGTCGTGCTCAACGGCGCGGAGGGGTTGGAGGGGGTCGAGACCCGACCGGACGACGCCGCCCGCGCGCTCGGCGCGCGACGGGTGTCGGTGAGCACCTCCCGACCCGCCCCCGAGCAGTTCGGGCAGACGTACCGTCGGTTGCTGGCCGAGGGGGCCGACGCCGTGCTGTCGGTGCACCTGTCGGCGGAACTCTCCGGCACTGTCGAGGGCGCCCGCGCCGCCGCCGCCGAGCTGGGTGACGACCGGGTCGCCGTGGTGGACAGCCGGTCCGCCGGGATGGGCATCGGGTTCCCGGCCCTCGCCGCCGCCGCAGCCGCCGAGAGGGGCGCGCACCTGCCTGAGGTACGCGACGCCGCACTGGCCGCCGTGCACCGGACGACGATCTTCTTCTACGTCGACACGCTGGAGTTCCTGCGGCGGGGCGGCCGGATCAACGCCGCCGAGGCCCTGCTGGGCACGGCCCTCTCGGTCAAGCCGATCATGCACATGGTGGACGGCGCGATCGCGGTGCGGGACAAGGTCCGTACCGCCAGCCGGGGGGTGGCCCGGCTGACCGACCTCGCGGTGGCGGCGGCCGGTGACGGTGAGGTGGACCTCGCGGTGCACCACCTGGCCGCCCCGCACCGGGCCGAGCAGCTCCTCGACGCCCTGCGCGGCCGGCTCGGTGACCGGGTCCGGGACACGTACCTGACCGAGGCGGGCGCGGTGGTGGCGGCGCACGCCGGGCCGGGGCTGGCGTCTGTGGTGGTGCACCGCCGGCCGACGTGA
- a CDS encoding histidine phosphatase family protein, producing MTRLIVWRHGNTDWNAGSRVQGQSDVPLNDRGREQARAAAPLLAALRPDAIVASDLSRAADTAAALAALTGLPVRTDPRLRERYYGRWQGLLITEVAERFPAEYARWRAGDPDPGAEVESLDDLGKRVGAGFQAAADAVPGGTVVVATHGGGARQGCGHLLGWDHTVLRTVTSLANCHWTELRHDDVRGWQLRAHNVGVLTAPVPAAGQGIAFAAAPGEAV from the coding sequence ATGACCCGGCTGATCGTCTGGCGGCACGGCAACACCGACTGGAACGCCGGCAGCCGGGTGCAGGGGCAGAGCGACGTACCCCTCAACGACCGGGGCCGGGAGCAGGCCCGCGCCGCCGCGCCGCTGCTCGCCGCGCTCCGCCCGGACGCCATCGTCGCCAGCGACCTCAGCCGGGCCGCCGACACCGCCGCCGCGCTCGCCGCGCTCACCGGGCTGCCGGTACGCACCGACCCGCGGCTACGCGAGCGGTACTACGGCCGGTGGCAGGGGCTGCTCATCACCGAGGTGGCCGAGCGCTTCCCGGCCGAGTACGCCCGCTGGCGGGCCGGTGACCCGGACCCGGGCGCCGAGGTGGAGAGCCTCGACGACCTGGGCAAACGGGTCGGAGCCGGCTTCCAGGCCGCGGCCGACGCCGTGCCGGGCGGCACCGTCGTGGTCGCCACCCACGGCGGCGGGGCCCGGCAGGGCTGCGGTCACCTGCTCGGCTGGGACCATACCGTGCTGCGCACCGTCACCTCACTCGCCAACTGCCACTGGACGGAGCTGCGGCACGACGACGTCCGGGGCTGGCAGTTGCGCGCCCACAACGTCGGCGTGCTCACCGCCCCGGTGCCGGCGGCCGGGCAGGGGATCGCCTTCGCGGCTGCCCCCGGCGAGGCGGTCTGA
- the rsfS gene encoding ribosome silencing factor, producing the protein MTVSERAHELATVAAQAAADKKAQDIVIIDVGDQLAITDAFLLASAPNERQVLAIVDAIEERLLELPEKAKPVRREGERGGRWVLLDYVDIVVHVQHTEEREFYALDRLWKDCPTIPFVDRDLVDADATAGSAAPAE; encoded by the coding sequence GTGACAGTTTCCGAACGCGCTCACGAGCTGGCGACCGTGGCCGCCCAGGCCGCCGCCGACAAGAAGGCGCAGGACATCGTCATCATCGACGTGGGCGACCAGCTCGCCATCACCGACGCCTTCCTGCTCGCCTCGGCCCCCAACGAGCGCCAGGTGCTCGCCATCGTGGACGCGATCGAGGAGCGGCTGCTCGAGCTGCCGGAGAAGGCCAAGCCGGTCCGGCGGGAGGGCGAGCGGGGCGGGCGCTGGGTACTGCTCGACTACGTCGACATCGTGGTGCACGTCCAGCACACCGAGGAACGCGAGTTCTACGCCCTCGACCGGCTGTGGAAGGACTGCCCGACCATCCCGTTCGTCGACCGGGACCTGGTCGACGCCGACGCCACCGCCGGTTCCGCGGCACCGGCCGAATGA
- the nadD gene encoding nicotinate-nucleotide adenylyltransferase — MEDDIRRVGIMGGTFDPIHHGHLVAASEVADRFGLDEVVFVPTGQPWQKADEPVSPAEDRYLMTVIATASNPRFQVSRVDIDRGGPTYTVDTLRDLHAEYGPKVQLYFITGADALARILSWKDLAEVLELAHFIGVTRPGFELSDEHLPADSVSLVQVPAMAISSTDCRSRVGRGEPVWYLVPDGVVQYIAKRGLYQ; from the coding sequence ATGGAGGACGACATCCGGCGGGTCGGGATCATGGGCGGGACCTTCGATCCGATCCACCACGGCCACCTGGTGGCGGCCAGCGAGGTGGCCGACCGGTTCGGGCTGGACGAGGTGGTCTTCGTTCCCACCGGGCAGCCGTGGCAGAAGGCCGACGAGCCGGTCAGCCCGGCCGAGGACCGCTACCTGATGACCGTGATCGCCACCGCCTCCAATCCGCGTTTCCAGGTCAGCCGGGTCGACATCGACCGGGGTGGTCCCACCTACACCGTCGACACCCTGCGTGACCTGCACGCCGAGTACGGCCCGAAGGTGCAGCTGTACTTCATCACCGGCGCGGACGCGCTGGCGCGGATCCTCTCCTGGAAGGACCTGGCCGAGGTGCTGGAGCTGGCCCACTTCATCGGGGTCACCCGGCCCGGCTTCGAACTGTCCGACGAGCATCTGCCGGCCGACTCGGTCAGCCTGGTGCAGGTGCCGGCGATGGCGATCTCGTCCACCGACTGCCGGTCACGGGTCGGCCGGGGCGAGCCGGTGTGGTATCTCGTGCCGGACGGTGTGGTGCAGTACATCGCCAAACGCGGCCTGTACCAGTAG
- a CDS encoding serine/threonine dehydratase translates to MTDGPAVTDGPAVTDGPAVTDGPAVTDGPAVTDGPAVTDGADVTGGRRRWDGPDDAAGPDDVGVRRRRAGAVTVTRDDVDAAMARLAGQVRRTPVLAVDASTVADGPSWVTGPLWFKLELTQHTGTFKARGAMNRLRSAAEAGELTDVGVVAASGGNAGLAVAWAAARLGVPAEIYLPTTSSAAKVRRLSTLGAHVVQVGREYAEAYEAATERAAATGAAFCHAYDQPAMVAGAGTLGVELWEQTGGVDTVLVAVGGGGLLAGVAAALAGRARLVGVEPVGAPSLHAALAAGGPTDVAVSGLAADSLGARRLGQIAYDVAVRCAVTSVLVTDDDLVAARRWLWDRYRLVVEHGAAAALAGLLAGAYRPEPGERVAVVLCGANTDPTDLG, encoded by the coding sequence GTGACCGACGGCCCGGCCGTGACCGACGGCCCGGCCGTGACCGACGGCCCGGCCGTGACCGACGGCCCGGCCGTGACCGACGGCCCGGCCGTGACCGACGGCCCGGCCGTGACCGACGGCGCGGACGTGACCGGTGGCCGGCGACGGTGGGACGGCCCGGACGACGCCGCCGGCCCGGACGACGTCGGCGTCCGGCGACGCCGGGCTGGCGCGGTGACCGTCACCAGGGACGACGTCGACGCCGCCATGGCCCGGCTCGCCGGTCAGGTGCGCCGGACGCCGGTCCTCGCCGTCGACGCGTCGACCGTCGCCGACGGCCCGTCGTGGGTCACCGGTCCGCTGTGGTTCAAGCTGGAGCTGACCCAGCACACCGGCACGTTCAAGGCCCGGGGCGCGATGAACCGGCTCCGCTCGGCGGCGGAGGCCGGCGAGCTGACCGACGTCGGGGTGGTGGCGGCCTCCGGCGGGAACGCCGGCCTGGCGGTGGCCTGGGCCGCTGCCCGGCTCGGTGTGCCGGCGGAGATCTACCTGCCCACCACGTCCTCGGCGGCCAAGGTCCGCCGGCTGTCCACCCTCGGCGCGCACGTGGTGCAGGTCGGCCGGGAGTACGCCGAGGCGTACGAGGCGGCGACGGAACGGGCCGCCGCGACCGGGGCGGCCTTCTGCCACGCGTACGACCAGCCGGCCATGGTGGCCGGGGCCGGGACGCTCGGGGTGGAGCTGTGGGAGCAGACCGGTGGGGTGGACACCGTCCTGGTTGCGGTGGGCGGCGGCGGGCTGCTGGCCGGGGTGGCCGCCGCCCTGGCCGGACGGGCCCGGCTGGTCGGCGTGGAACCGGTCGGCGCGCCCAGCCTGCACGCCGCCCTGGCTGCCGGTGGGCCGACCGACGTCGCGGTGTCCGGGTTGGCGGCCGACTCGCTCGGGGCACGCCGGCTCGGGCAGATCGCGTACGACGTGGCGGTGCGCTGCGCCGTGACGTCGGTGCTGGTCACCGACGACGACCTGGTAGCCGCCCGACGCTGGCTCTGGGACCGGTACCGGCTGGTGGTGGAGCACGGCGCGGCGGCGGCGCTGGCCGGGCTGCTCGCCGGGGCGTACCGCCCGGAGCCGGGGGAGCGGGTCGCCGTGGTGCTCTGCGGCGCGAACACCGACCCCACCGACCTGGGGTGA
- the pepN gene encoding aminopeptidase N yields the protein MPSLSRVEATARGALITVESYRVDLDLTAGDRFRSHATVEFRATPGAATFVEVKPAHLVRVRLNDRDLDPGLLADNRLPLAGLAATNTLTVEAEMAYSNTGEGMHRFVDPVDGETYLYAMSFLDDVQRLYAAFDQPDLKAPVTLSVTAPPEWTVAANGLLAATPRPGRWEFAPTVPLSTYLVSLIAGPYHARHDEHDGIPLGLYCRRSLAAHLDADAEELFAITKQCFDRFHAMFTERYPFGKYDQAFVPEFNAGAMENPGLVTLRDDYVFRSAVTDTQREQRATTIAHEMAHMWFGDLVTMRWWDDLWLNESFAEYLGTRVTAEATRFDRAWTTFAMKRKAWGYAADQRPSTHPVAPEEVADAAEGLLNFDGISYAKGASVLRQLVAWLGDEAFLAGLNAHFAAHRFGNATLADLLSGLSAASGRDVTDWAERWLRRAQVNTLRAEVAVDSDGRYAEVAIVQTAPATHPVLRPHRIGVGLYSTDGTLRRREVDLDGDRSVLAELTGEPAARLLLPNDGDLTFAKVRLDPASVAAVPLVLPGLADPLARALLWGEALHAATDGERPVTELVALIAAVLPAETEVVIAEDVLSLSRSLVDRYLDPAARAAALTEVAGACGKLLVGASAGGSLQLAAARGLIAASTDTRLLGGWLAGRDVPDGLAVDADLRWLLLRRLVVLGAAGEAEIAAEATADPSAKGAEEAARCRAARPDPAAKQAAWEVVSHDTELSNRLVEATVAGFWQPEQAELTAPYVERYFADMPAAARRRTAWVADEVAQLAFPRYAVAARTRELAAALLARDDLTPGLRRVVTDADDDLRRALTARTTSTAGDGGTARP from the coding sequence ATGCCGAGCCTGAGTCGTGTAGAGGCGACTGCGCGTGGCGCGTTGATTACCGTCGAGTCGTACCGGGTCGACCTGGACCTGACCGCCGGTGACCGCTTCCGCTCCCACGCCACCGTCGAATTCCGGGCCACCCCCGGAGCTGCCACCTTCGTCGAGGTCAAGCCCGCCCACCTGGTCCGGGTACGCCTCAACGACCGCGATCTGGACCCGGGCCTGCTGGCCGACAACCGGCTTCCGCTGGCCGGGCTGGCCGCCACGAACACGCTGACCGTCGAGGCGGAGATGGCGTACTCGAACACCGGTGAGGGAATGCACCGGTTCGTCGACCCGGTCGACGGCGAGACGTACCTGTACGCGATGTCCTTCCTCGACGACGTGCAGCGGCTCTACGCCGCCTTCGACCAGCCCGACCTGAAGGCCCCGGTGACCCTGTCGGTCACCGCCCCACCGGAGTGGACGGTGGCCGCCAACGGGCTGCTCGCCGCGACCCCCCGCCCCGGGCGCTGGGAGTTCGCGCCGACCGTGCCGCTGTCCACGTACCTGGTCTCGCTGATCGCCGGGCCGTACCATGCCCGGCACGACGAGCACGACGGCATCCCGCTCGGCCTCTACTGTCGGCGGTCCCTCGCCGCGCACCTGGACGCCGACGCCGAGGAGCTGTTCGCGATCACGAAGCAGTGCTTCGACCGGTTCCACGCGATGTTCACCGAGCGGTACCCGTTCGGCAAGTACGACCAGGCGTTCGTGCCGGAGTTCAACGCCGGCGCGATGGAGAACCCGGGCCTGGTGACCCTGCGCGACGACTACGTCTTCCGTTCGGCGGTCACCGACACCCAGCGCGAGCAGCGGGCCACCACGATCGCCCACGAGATGGCACACATGTGGTTCGGCGACCTGGTCACCATGCGCTGGTGGGACGACCTGTGGCTGAACGAGTCGTTCGCCGAGTACCTCGGCACCCGGGTGACCGCCGAGGCGACCCGCTTCGACCGGGCGTGGACCACGTTCGCGATGAAACGCAAGGCCTGGGGGTACGCCGCCGACCAGCGCCCGTCGACCCACCCGGTGGCTCCGGAGGAGGTCGCCGACGCCGCCGAGGGCCTGCTGAACTTCGACGGCATCTCGTACGCCAAGGGCGCCAGCGTGCTGCGGCAACTGGTCGCCTGGCTCGGCGACGAGGCGTTCCTCGCCGGGCTGAACGCGCACTTCGCCGCACACCGGTTCGGCAACGCCACCCTCGCCGACCTGCTGTCCGGTCTCTCCGCCGCCAGCGGCCGGGACGTGACCGACTGGGCGGAGCGCTGGCTGCGCCGGGCCCAGGTGAACACCCTGCGGGCCGAGGTGGCGGTGGACTCCGACGGCCGGTACGCCGAGGTGGCGATCGTGCAGACCGCCCCGGCGACGCATCCGGTACTGCGGCCGCACCGGATCGGGGTGGGGCTGTACTCGACCGACGGCACGCTGCGCCGCCGGGAGGTGGACCTCGACGGCGACCGGAGCGTCCTGGCCGAGCTGACCGGCGAGCCGGCGGCCCGCCTGCTGCTGCCCAACGACGGTGACCTGACCTTCGCCAAGGTCCGGCTCGACCCGGCCTCGGTGGCCGCCGTACCGCTGGTGCTGCCCGGCCTGGCCGACCCGCTGGCCCGCGCGTTGCTGTGGGGCGAGGCGCTGCACGCCGCGACCGACGGGGAGCGACCGGTCACCGAGCTGGTCGCGTTGATCGCGGCGGTGCTGCCCGCCGAGACCGAGGTGGTCATCGCCGAGGACGTGCTGAGCCTCAGCCGGTCCCTGGTCGACCGGTACCTCGACCCGGCCGCCAGGGCGGCGGCGCTGACCGAGGTGGCCGGTGCCTGCGGGAAACTGCTGGTCGGCGCGTCCGCCGGGGGCTCGCTCCAGCTCGCCGCGGCCCGTGGTCTGATCGCCGCGAGCACCGACACCCGGCTGCTCGGCGGTTGGCTGGCCGGGCGGGACGTGCCGGACGGGCTGGCCGTCGACGCGGACCTGCGCTGGCTGCTGCTGCGGCGACTGGTGGTGCTCGGCGCGGCCGGCGAGGCGGAGATCGCCGCCGAGGCGACCGCCGACCCGAGCGCCAAGGGGGCGGAGGAGGCGGCCCGGTGCCGGGCGGCCCGACCCGACCCGGCGGCCAAGCAGGCCGCGTGGGAAGTGGTCAGCCACGACACCGAGCTGTCGAACCGGCTCGTCGAGGCGACCGTGGCCGGTTTCTGGCAGCCGGAGCAGGCCGAGCTGACCGCCCCGTACGTCGAGCGGTACTTCGCCGACATGCCGGCGGCCGCGCGGCGGCGTACCGCCTGGGTGGCCGACGAGGTCGCCCAGCTGGCCTTCCCCCGCTACGCGGTGGCCGCGCGGACCCGGGAGCTGGCCGCGGCGCTGCTGGCCCGGGACGACCTGACGCCCGGGTTGCGGCGGGTGGTCACCGACGCCGACGACGACCTGCGTCGTGCGCTCACGGCCCGGACGACATCGACGGCCGGCGACGGTGGGACGGCCCGGCCGTGA
- a CDS encoding DUF397 domain-containing protein: MGQHPKGDFDLSRAVWQRAEGDTSDSAVEVAFVDDLIGMRNSAEPDGPVLVFTQAEWDAFVAGAQDGEFDLD, encoded by the coding sequence ATGGGTCAGCACCCCAAGGGCGATTTCGACCTGTCCCGGGCCGTCTGGCAGCGCGCCGAGGGAGACACCTCCGACAGTGCGGTCGAGGTCGCCTTCGTCGACGACCTGATCGGCATGCGGAACTCGGCCGAGCCGGACGGCCCCGTCCTGGTCTTCACCCAGGCGGAGTGGGACGCCTTCGTCGCCGGTGCCCAGGACGGCGAGTTCGACCTCGACTAG
- a CDS encoding cytochrome P450 — translation MSGIPADRSPDSTLALLRDGYRFVTNRCERYGGDAFRTRLLLTPTICLRGRAGTELFYDEELLQRHGAAPTRVQRTLLGRGGVQGLDGPAHRRRKAMLMSVMTPAGIQRLVRLFADEWRARIPAWERADRVVLYDEVGLLLTRAVCAWAGVPLAEPEVARRAADLHHMIETPVTVGPRYWRGRWARLRAERWLGGIIERERIGLLPAPDGSALRIVAEHRDADDELLPRRTAAVELLNLLRPTVAVDRYVVFAALALHEHPAWRERVRAGEAETEQFVQEVRRFYPFFPMAAARVRRPFEWQGQHFPRGRRVLLDLYATNHHPDLWPEPGRFRPERFADWSGDPNSFVPQGGGEHWTGHRCAGEWLTIALMKEAVTLLTSAMRYDVPQQDLTLSLRRMPALPASRFVLDGVRRTA, via the coding sequence ATGTCCGGAATTCCCGCCGATCGCAGCCCGGACAGCACCCTCGCCCTGCTCCGGGACGGCTACCGGTTCGTCACGAACCGCTGCGAGCGGTACGGCGGGGACGCCTTCCGGACCCGGCTGCTGCTCACCCCCACCATCTGCCTGCGCGGCCGGGCCGGTACGGAGTTGTTCTACGACGAGGAACTCCTCCAGCGGCACGGGGCGGCACCCACCCGCGTCCAGCGCACCCTGCTCGGACGGGGCGGGGTACAGGGCCTCGACGGCCCGGCCCACCGCAGGCGCAAGGCGATGCTGATGTCGGTGATGACCCCGGCCGGCATCCAGCGGCTCGTCCGGCTGTTCGCCGACGAGTGGCGGGCCCGGATCCCGGCCTGGGAACGGGCCGACCGGGTGGTGCTCTACGACGAGGTGGGGCTGCTGCTCACCCGGGCGGTGTGCGCCTGGGCGGGGGTGCCGCTGGCCGAACCGGAGGTGGCCCGCAGGGCCGCCGACCTACACCACATGATCGAGACACCGGTGACGGTCGGCCCCCGGTACTGGCGGGGGCGCTGGGCCCGGCTCCGGGCGGAACGCTGGCTCGGCGGGATCATCGAACGGGAACGGATCGGGCTGCTGCCCGCACCCGACGGCAGCGCGCTGCGGATCGTCGCCGAACACCGCGACGCCGACGACGAACTGCTCCCCCGGCGGACCGCCGCGGTCGAACTGCTGAACCTGCTGCGCCCGACGGTGGCCGTCGACCGGTACGTGGTCTTCGCCGCGCTGGCCCTGCACGAGCATCCGGCGTGGCGGGAGCGGGTCCGGGCCGGAGAGGCCGAGACCGAGCAGTTCGTCCAGGAGGTACGCCGGTTCTACCCGTTCTTCCCGATGGCCGCCGCCCGGGTCCGGCGGCCCTTCGAGTGGCAGGGGCAGCACTTCCCGCGCGGTCGGCGGGTGCTGCTCGACCTGTACGCCACCAACCACCACCCGGACCTGTGGCCCGAGCCGGGACGGTTCCGGCCGGAACGGTTCGCCGACTGGTCCGGAGACCCGAACAGTTTCGTCCCGCAGGGCGGCGGGGAGCACTGGACCGGGCACCGCTGTGCCGGCGAGTGGCTCACCATCGCCCTGATGAAGGAAGCCGTCACCCTGCTGACCTCGGCGATGCGCTACGACGTACCGCAGCAGGACCTGACGCTCAGCCTGCGCCGGATGCCGGCCCTGCCGGCGAGCCGGTTCGTGCTCGACGGGGTACGCCGGACCGCCTGA
- a CDS encoding glycosyltransferase gives MTAPARPSPDVPASPGPHPGPVAAGPHSAPERVGQHPVPEKVGQHPAPATDGTLPVSYVLPLRWSDDHELADLTDYLRWLAARVEVTVVDASPPGVFARHAAAWRGLVRHVPPDPALRGTNGKVLGVLTGVCLARHEHVVIADDDVRYDDAGLHAVHRLLDRVDLVRPQNHFDPLPWHAYWDTGRILLNRAFGADYPGTLAVRRSTFRAMGGYDPDVLFENLELIRTVRAYGGTEAAPPGLYVRRLPPVARHFRGQRVRQAYDDLAQPVRLAVFLAVLPALGAAVRARRTGLLFGAVAATVALAEAGRRRAGGTRVFPPATALAAPFWVLERAACSWLAVGQRLLCGGVRYAGTRIARAAHSERALRQARLRAPR, from the coding sequence GTGACCGCCCCGGCCCGCCCGTCGCCCGACGTACCCGCCTCCCCCGGGCCGCACCCCGGCCCGGTGGCGGCCGGACCCCACTCCGCCCCGGAGCGGGTCGGGCAGCATCCCGTCCCGGAGAAGGTCGGGCAGCATCCCGCACCGGCGACCGACGGCACGCTGCCCGTGTCGTACGTGCTGCCGCTGCGCTGGTCCGACGACCACGAGCTGGCCGACCTCACCGACTACCTGCGCTGGCTCGCCGCCCGGGTCGAGGTGACCGTGGTCGACGCTTCCCCGCCCGGGGTGTTCGCCCGGCACGCCGCCGCCTGGCGTGGCCTGGTCCGGCACGTGCCTCCGGACCCGGCGCTACGCGGCACCAACGGGAAGGTGCTCGGCGTCCTCACCGGCGTCTGCCTGGCCAGGCACGAACACGTCGTCATCGCCGACGACGACGTCCGGTACGACGACGCGGGGCTGCACGCCGTGCACCGGCTGCTGGACCGGGTGGACCTGGTCCGGCCGCAGAACCACTTCGATCCGCTGCCGTGGCACGCGTACTGGGACACCGGGCGGATCCTGCTCAACCGGGCGTTCGGCGCGGACTACCCGGGCACCCTGGCGGTGCGCCGGAGCACCTTCCGCGCCATGGGCGGCTACGACCCGGACGTGCTCTTCGAGAACCTGGAACTGATCCGCACCGTGCGGGCGTACGGGGGAACCGAGGCGGCACCGCCCGGGCTCTACGTACGCCGGCTGCCGCCGGTGGCCCGGCACTTCCGGGGCCAGCGGGTCCGGCAGGCGTACGACGACCTGGCCCAACCGGTACGACTGGCCGTCTTCCTCGCGGTGCTGCCGGCCCTCGGCGCGGCCGTCCGGGCCCGCCGGACCGGTCTGCTGTTCGGCGCGGTGGCCGCGACGGTGGCGCTGGCCGAGGCGGGCCGCCGGCGGGCCGGCGGCACCCGGGTCTTCCCCCCGGCGACCGCGCTGGCCGCCCCGTTCTGGGTGCTGGAGCGGGCCGCCTGTTCCTGGCTGGCCGTGGGGCAGCGGCTGCTGTGCGGCGGCGTCCGGTACGCCGGCACCCGGATCGCCCGCGCCGCCCACTCCGAACGCGCCCTCCGGCAGGCGCGGCTGAGAGCGCCCCGCTAG